CGCCCTACAGTAAAATGGTTAATAATTAGATAAAAAAAGCTCAATTATCCCGCTTTTTGACTATCTCAATGGCAAAAAGAGAGGCGAAACCTCGAAGATTTCGCCTCTACATAATTCACAAACTGCCCTTTAGGCAGGAGAATAGAATCGCCCTTTTGTACTGCTCCCTTGGGCAACCAATAACCCCAGACCACACAAACGCTTGAAAGCGGCTGTGACGCTCTTCCCACTTCGCCCTTTCACGCAATCATCTTTCACATTACTGGCTCGGACTTCGCCAGTTGCCCTTGCTATCCTTAAGATTTCTACCTGAAGTAAACTCAACCCATACTTCTCAACCTCATCCTTGGCGATTTCAGAAGAGTCTTCAACCGCAGAACGTTTTGTATCTTCTTTCATCACCTGCGCATGTCTATGGAATCCATAGTCGTCCTGGCGATACTCGACAAGAATCGGATGCAACTGCTCCCCATGCAGATGACGGGCAGCAGGGAAATGGACTTCGACAACATTTCCATCAGACGGCTGCCAGCTCTTTGGCCGTTTCAAAGAGATAAGAAGATCTGCATCATCTTCCATCTTGAGCGTTCCCCGAAGTTGCCCAGCTTTGTTTTCATGCTGAACCAAGATTACAGTTTTTCCCTGCAAACGAAGAGCTTCAAACCACTCCTCAACTTCACGCCAGGCGGTTGGAGAACTCCCCTTAGCCGTGGGAACAAGTTTCCCATAGTTATCAAATGCAATGACTTGATCATCATCGATACGCTCCTCGATCCACAGACGATCATTTCGATCAAGGAGGTTGATTTTCTTACCTTCATCTTTGAGACTCAGGATTCGCATCCTCTGGGCCCAATCTTCACCATTATGAATCTGGCTCATTGGCCTAAAGCGTCTCTGAAGCACTTTTAAAGACAATTCCCCATCAACAAGAAGGCAATTGATCTTTTGATTGGCAATAATTCGATCACAGAACTTTCCCTTACTCGCCATAGCCATCAACAAATCAGCAAGGAAGAATGACTTGCTCGCCTTTCTCTCACCTGCCAATAGAACGAGTTCCCCCTCCTGAAACAAATTTTCAAGAATATACTGATTTGAAGCAAACTCCGTATCAAGGAGTTGCTCAAGGGAAAGAGGACGGACAACCGCCCCCTTATCATTATTCTTAAACACGAGACCATGAGTGCTCGCGGCCTGTTCATAAAACTCCTCATGCGAGACACAACGTCTATATGGTTCAGCAAGCATGGTAGCGCTCCATTTTCAAAGAAATGCCCCATTCCTTGAACCTATTAATCAAAATATCGCCGATCAGACAGGACTCGCGATTCGAAGGGGAGTAGACGTAGGTCACATCTCGGCCAGCCAAAAACGACCAGTCAATCTGGTCAGCAAAAGAACGCTCTCCAGCCCAAGTCCAAACCTCACCAGAGTGAGCCCTATTACGCTCATCCACTCGCATCAGAGCATCCAAAAGATACACCGAGGAACAAGGCTTGGCCTTCAACCCAGACAAATTATAAATTATTTTTCCCGATGGAGGAGCCAGATATTTCCACTGACAATGATTTGCATCACCATAAAGAGTAGAAAACATCAAAACGCTCTCTCCAGAACAATTCCA
The genomic region above belongs to uncultured Pseudodesulfovibrio sp. and contains:
- a CDS encoding AAA family ATPase; translated protein: MLAEPYRRCVSHEEFYEQAASTHGLVFKNNDKGAVVRPLSLEQLLDTEFASNQYILENLFQEGELVLLAGERKASKSFFLADLLMAMASKGKFCDRIIANQKINCLLVDGELSLKVLQRRFRPMSQIHNGEDWAQRMRILSLKDEGKKINLLDRNDRLWIEERIDDDQVIAFDNYGKLVPTAKGSSPTAWREVEEWFEALRLQGKTVILVQHENKAGQLRGTLKMEDDADLLISLKRPKSWQPSDGNVVEVHFPAARHLHGEQLHPILVEYRQDDYGFHRHAQVMKEDTKRSAVEDSSEIAKDEVEKYGLSLLQVEILRIARATGEVRASNVKDDCVKGRSGKSVTAAFKRLCGLGLLVAQGSSTKGRFYSPA